A window of the Streptomyces griseochromogenes genome harbors these coding sequences:
- a CDS encoding ArsR/SmtB family transcription factor, which translates to MADLLFSVRDLAHTRFAVSPMWEVGPGFRLLRARTAHPVHRTWLDRTRPRVLAAGLDRGWLAELIPPSGYVPDFLNPTPSGPAPALAAELDGIAAAPPGRVRDDLDRLRREQGGLGPRARALYARPEARLSRVVEEIETFWEVAYAPYWARIRAVLDADVSHRARQVAEHGAARLLNDLHASVRWDDDTLRLLRRHRALSRTTTGPGMLLIPSVFTGPLPLTRVTPPDPPQLAYPARGIGSLWEPRQRTRTDALAGVLGRSRTLLLTELDSPASTTELATRTGLSAAGVSQNLTALRDAGLVSAHRAGRWVLYARTPAGESLLAAACP; encoded by the coding sequence GTGGCGGACCTGCTGTTCTCGGTGCGGGACCTGGCGCACACCCGCTTCGCCGTGAGCCCCATGTGGGAGGTCGGTCCGGGCTTCCGGCTTCTGCGCGCCCGGACGGCGCATCCGGTCCACCGGACCTGGCTGGACCGGACACGGCCCCGCGTCCTGGCCGCCGGGCTGGACCGGGGCTGGCTGGCCGAGCTGATCCCGCCGTCCGGTTACGTCCCCGACTTCCTCAACCCGACGCCTTCGGGCCCGGCTCCCGCCCTGGCCGCCGAGCTGGACGGCATCGCCGCCGCGCCGCCCGGGCGGGTCCGGGACGACCTCGACCGCCTGCGCCGCGAACAGGGCGGCCTCGGACCGCGGGCACGCGCCCTGTACGCCCGCCCGGAGGCACGGCTCTCCCGGGTCGTCGAGGAGATAGAGACGTTCTGGGAGGTGGCGTACGCCCCCTACTGGGCGCGGATCAGGGCCGTGCTGGACGCGGATGTGTCCCACCGCGCGCGCCAGGTCGCCGAGCACGGCGCGGCCCGTCTCCTCAACGATCTGCACGCCTCGGTGCGCTGGGACGACGACACGCTCCGTCTGCTGCGCCGGCACCGCGCCCTGTCCCGGACGACGACGGGGCCGGGGATGCTGCTGATCCCCTCGGTATTCACCGGCCCGCTCCCGCTGACCAGGGTGACGCCGCCCGATCCGCCCCAACTCGCCTATCCGGCCCGGGGCATCGGCTCGCTGTGGGAACCGAGGCAGCGCACCCGTACCGATGCCCTGGCCGGTGTGCTCGGGCGTTCCCGGACGCTGTTGCTGACCGAGCTGGACAGCCCTGCCTCCACCACCGAACTGGCCACCCGGACCGGGCTGTCCGCGGCCGGCGTCTCCCAGAACCTGACGGCGCTTCGGGACGCCGGCCTGGTCAGCGCCCACCGGGCGGGCCGCTGGGTGCTGTACGCGAGGACACCGGCCGGGGAGTCACTGCTGGCGGCCGCGTGTCCGTGA
- a CDS encoding NAD(P)-dependent oxidoreductase, producing MSTPYAPSTVTVLGLGPMGRSLAAAFLKAGLRTTVWNRTPGRAHELTGQGAAGAATAEEAVAASDLVVVCVVDYDAADSILRGEAVTRALKGRTVVNLTADTPDRARGTADWAAAHGIRYLDGAIMTPAPSIGTPDAVFLHSGPRDLFQEHLPRLEALGGTHSHLGEEIGRAATFDIALLDIFWTAMAGYAHAVAIARAEGVTARELAPFAQGIGAILPPLFAEFAEDADSGTYSGAINPITSAVSTMAHVVAVSESHGIDAGVMRATEGMARRVIGLGHGTDGFIRVAEVLGRH from the coding sequence ATGTCCACACCCTACGCACCGTCCACCGTCACCGTGCTCGGTCTCGGCCCGATGGGCCGCTCGCTCGCGGCCGCCTTCCTGAAGGCGGGGCTGCGGACCACGGTCTGGAACCGTACGCCGGGCCGCGCCCACGAGCTGACCGGACAGGGCGCGGCCGGTGCCGCCACCGCCGAGGAGGCCGTCGCCGCGAGCGACCTGGTCGTCGTCTGCGTGGTCGACTACGACGCCGCCGATTCGATCCTGCGGGGCGAGGCGGTGACCCGGGCGCTCAAGGGCCGTACCGTCGTCAACCTCACCGCCGACACCCCGGACCGTGCGCGCGGCACGGCCGACTGGGCGGCCGCCCACGGCATCCGCTATCTGGACGGCGCGATCATGACACCCGCCCCCAGCATCGGCACACCGGACGCCGTGTTCCTGCACAGCGGCCCGCGGGACCTCTTCCAGGAGCACCTGCCCCGCCTGGAGGCCCTGGGCGGTACACACAGCCACCTCGGCGAGGAGATCGGGCGCGCCGCCACCTTCGACATCGCGCTGCTCGACATCTTCTGGACCGCGATGGCCGGCTACGCGCACGCCGTGGCGATCGCCCGGGCCGAGGGCGTCACCGCCCGGGAACTGGCGCCGTTCGCCCAGGGCATCGGCGCGATCCTTCCGCCGCTCTTCGCCGAGTTCGCCGAGGACGCCGACAGCGGCACCTACTCCGGGGCGATCAACCCCATCACCTCGGCCGTCTCGACCATGGCCCATGTCGTCGCCGTCTCCGAGAGCCACGGGATCGACGCGGGCGTGATGCGCGCGACCGAGGGAATGGCCCGCCGGGTCATCGGCCTCGGCCACGGCACGGACGGGTTCATCCGGGTCGCGGAGGTGCTCGGGCGCCACTGA
- a CDS encoding winged helix-turn-helix transcriptional regulator: MTRGRARDPNVCGVTAAIAVIDGKWKTHLLWLLESGPYRPGELRRRLPGLSEKVLTQALREMESDGLVHREVHDVLPPKTVYSLTGFGRDLAEALAPLSDWGHRRLERLVEAEPAS; encoded by the coding sequence ATGACGCGCGGCCGCGCCCGGGATCCGAACGTGTGCGGAGTGACCGCCGCGATCGCCGTGATCGACGGCAAGTGGAAGACGCACCTGCTCTGGCTTCTGGAGTCCGGCCCGTACCGGCCCGGCGAACTGCGGCGCCGGCTGCCGGGGCTGAGCGAGAAGGTGCTGACTCAGGCGCTGCGCGAGATGGAGTCGGACGGGCTGGTGCACCGGGAGGTGCACGACGTGCTGCCGCCGAAGACCGTGTATTCGCTGACCGGGTTCGGCCGCGACCTGGCCGAGGCCCTGGCTCCGCTGTCCGACTGGGGCCATCGCCGTCTGGAACGGCTCGTCGAGGCCGAGCCGGCGTCCTGA
- a CDS encoding TetR/AcrR family transcriptional regulator: protein MVRAGLSTERLVRAGAELADEVGFEQVTVSALARRFDVKVASLYSHLKNSQDLKTRIALLALEELADRAADALAGRAGKDALTAFADVYRDYAREHPGRYEAARFRPDPKTAAASAGGRHAQMTRAILRGYDLTEPDETHAVRLLGSVFHGYVSLETAGGFSHSAPDAQESWTRILDALDALLRNWPTP, encoded by the coding sequence ATGGTGCGCGCAGGTCTGTCCACGGAGCGTCTCGTCCGTGCGGGAGCGGAGCTGGCCGACGAGGTCGGCTTCGAGCAGGTGACGGTGTCCGCGCTGGCCCGCCGGTTCGACGTCAAGGTCGCCAGCCTGTACTCGCATCTGAAGAACTCCCAGGACCTGAAGACCCGGATCGCCCTGCTCGCGCTGGAGGAACTGGCCGACCGGGCAGCCGACGCGCTGGCCGGGCGGGCCGGCAAGGACGCCCTCACGGCCTTCGCCGACGTGTACCGCGACTACGCCCGCGAGCACCCGGGCCGCTACGAGGCGGCCCGGTTCCGGCCGGACCCGAAGACGGCCGCGGCGAGCGCCGGGGGCCGGCACGCGCAGATGACCCGGGCGATCCTGCGCGGTTACGACCTGACGGAACCCGACGAGACCCATGCGGTCCGGCTGCTGGGCAGCGTCTTCCACGGCTACGTCAGCCTGGAGACGGCCGGCGGATTCAGTCACAGCGCCCCCGACGCGCAGGAGTCGTGGACCCGGATCCTGGACGCCCTCGACGCGCTGCTGCGCAACTGGCCGACGCCCTGA
- a CDS encoding GDSL-type esterase/lipase family protein: MSSTRHDWITTPLTEDLVRGALDLERTEHGLLPHRLPARARAQCADPQLHMAESQPSGVRLVFRTRATAVELDTLATKRVYVGAPPRPDGVYDLLVDGHPAGTASVTGGARLTIDMATGTVEHRPGPVGTVRFTGLPGEAKDVEIWLPHNEATELVALRTDAPVEPVPDRGRKVWLHHGSSISHGSDAASPTTTWPALAARLGGVELINLGLGGSALLDPFTARALRDTPADLISLKLGINLVNTDLMRLRAFGPAVHGFLDTVREGHPDTPLLVVSPILCPIHEDTPGPTAPDLSALSAGRLRFQASGAPEERARGKLTLGVIREELARIVRERAAEDPRLHHLDGRDLYGASDFAELPLPDDLHPDAAAHHRIGERFAALALAPGGPLSDGSV; the protein is encoded by the coding sequence ATGTCCTCCACCCGGCACGACTGGATCACGACGCCCCTGACCGAAGACCTCGTCCGCGGCGCCCTCGATCTGGAGCGCACCGAACACGGGCTGTTGCCGCACCGGCTGCCCGCCCGGGCCCGCGCCCAGTGTGCCGACCCGCAACTGCACATGGCGGAGTCCCAGCCCTCCGGGGTACGCCTGGTCTTCCGCACCCGGGCCACCGCCGTCGAACTCGACACGCTGGCGACCAAACGGGTCTACGTCGGCGCCCCGCCACGCCCTGACGGCGTCTACGACCTGCTCGTCGACGGGCACCCGGCCGGCACCGCCTCGGTCACCGGCGGGGCGAGACTGACGATCGACATGGCCACCGGAACCGTCGAGCACCGGCCCGGCCCGGTCGGCACCGTGCGCTTCACCGGCCTGCCCGGTGAGGCCAAGGACGTCGAGATCTGGCTCCCGCACAACGAGGCCACCGAACTGGTCGCCCTGCGCACCGACGCGCCCGTCGAGCCCGTGCCGGACCGGGGCCGCAAGGTGTGGCTGCACCACGGCAGTTCGATCAGCCACGGCTCGGACGCCGCGAGTCCCACCACCACCTGGCCGGCGCTCGCCGCCCGTCTCGGCGGGGTGGAGCTGATCAACCTGGGCCTCGGCGGCAGCGCGCTCCTCGACCCCTTCACCGCTCGCGCGCTGCGCGACACGCCCGCCGATCTGATCAGCCTCAAGCTCGGCATCAACCTGGTGAACACCGACCTGATGCGGCTGCGCGCCTTCGGTCCCGCCGTCCACGGCTTCCTCGACACGGTGCGCGAAGGCCACCCCGACACTCCGCTGCTCGTGGTCTCGCCGATCCTGTGCCCCATCCACGAGGACACGCCGGGTCCCACAGCCCCGGACCTCAGCGCGCTGAGTGCGGGGCGGCTGCGGTTCCAGGCCTCCGGGGCCCCGGAGGAGCGGGCCCGCGGAAAGCTCACTCTGGGCGTCATCCGGGAAGAGCTGGCCCGGATCGTGCGCGAGCGCGCCGCCGAGGACCCGCGTCTCCATCACCTCGACGGCCGTGACCTCTACGGCGCGTCCGACTTCGCCGAACTGCCGCTGCCCGACGACCTCCACCCGGACGCCGCCGCGCACCACCGGATCGGCGAGCGCTTCGCCGCGCTGGCCCTCGCCCCGGGCGGCCCTCTCTCGGACGGCTCCGTGTGA
- a CDS encoding oxidoreductase has translation MTSTIITAAASGTWKLGDLEVRRIGFGAMRLPQTGPALVPRAVPRDRDQAVAVLRRAVELGVNHIDTAAFYFSPLRSANELIDRALAPYPDDLVITTKVGPGRDLRGHWLPHAGPGELRGQVEENLRQLGRDHLDVVNLRVVGTDSLADRFGALAELREAGLIRHLGLSNVTPAQLAEARAVAPVVCVQNRYGIAVRPDQDAVVRSCGEQGIAFVPFYSIAADGGQYGAEDADAPGIRQVALAHGATPAQVRIAWTLRRGPHVLAIPGTGDPAHLESNVAAGSLRLTAEDLALLDTVHRQAEGG, from the coding sequence ATGACCTCGACGATCATCACCGCGGCGGCATCGGGCACCTGGAAGCTGGGGGACCTGGAGGTCCGCCGCATCGGCTTCGGTGCGATGCGCCTGCCGCAGACCGGCCCGGCGCTCGTGCCCCGCGCCGTACCCCGCGACCGTGACCAGGCGGTCGCCGTGCTGCGTCGCGCGGTCGAGCTCGGCGTGAACCACATCGACACCGCCGCCTTCTACTTCTCGCCGCTCCGCTCCGCCAACGAACTGATCGACCGGGCCCTCGCGCCCTACCCGGACGACCTCGTCATCACCACCAAGGTGGGCCCCGGCCGTGACCTCCGCGGGCACTGGCTGCCGCATGCCGGGCCCGGCGAACTACGGGGCCAGGTCGAGGAGAACCTGCGCCAGCTCGGCCGCGACCACCTGGACGTGGTGAACCTGCGCGTGGTCGGCACGGACTCCCTCGCCGACCGCTTCGGTGCCCTCGCCGAACTGCGCGAGGCAGGTCTCATCCGGCACCTCGGCCTGTCGAACGTGACCCCCGCCCAGCTCGCCGAGGCCCGGGCCGTCGCCCCCGTGGTCTGCGTCCAGAACAGGTACGGCATCGCGGTCCGCCCCGACCAGGACGCCGTCGTCCGCTCCTGCGGCGAGCAGGGCATCGCCTTCGTCCCGTTCTACTCGATCGCCGCCGACGGCGGGCAGTACGGCGCCGAGGACGCGGACGCCCCGGGGATCCGGCAGGTCGCCCTGGCCCACGGCGCGACCCCGGCCCAGGTCCGCATCGCCTGGACACTGCGGCGCGGCCCGCATGTGCTCGCCATCCCCGGCACCGGCGACCCGGCCCACCTGGAGTCCAACGTGGCGGCGGGCTCCCTGCGCCTGACCGCCGAGGACCTGGCCCTGCTCGACACCGTGCACCGGCAGGCGGAGGGAGGGTAG
- a CDS encoding class F sortase codes for MAADPSSAPGEQGARRGGRRTLWAVVIVVLAVTVFGGPHGAGDPAGTSRASGSSAARTDPRGAGEALPRSTPLRLLIPKISVDAPFTALTIGGSGQLEPPPSDNTNLVGWYVDGASPGEKGTAVIAGHVDTATSAAVFANLDRLEEGDLFSVDRADGRRASFVVDDTETFPKDDFPSKRVYADTSRPELRLITCAGDYDHTVNDYTDNLVVFAHLL; via the coding sequence ATGGCAGCAGATCCCTCCTCCGCGCCCGGCGAGCAGGGTGCCCGCCGCGGCGGGCGGCGGACCCTGTGGGCGGTGGTGATCGTCGTCCTCGCCGTCACCGTGTTCGGCGGCCCCCACGGGGCCGGCGACCCCGCGGGCACGTCCCGCGCCTCGGGGTCGAGCGCCGCCCGCACGGACCCGCGCGGGGCCGGTGAGGCGCTGCCCCGCTCCACGCCGCTGCGGCTCCTCATCCCGAAGATCTCCGTGGACGCCCCCTTCACCGCCCTCACCATCGGGGGCTCGGGCCAGCTCGAGCCCCCGCCCTCCGACAACACCAATCTCGTCGGCTGGTACGTCGACGGCGCCTCGCCCGGCGAGAAGGGCACCGCGGTCATCGCCGGGCACGTCGACACGGCGACCTCCGCGGCGGTCTTCGCCAACCTCGACCGGCTGGAGGAGGGCGACCTGTTCTCCGTCGACCGGGCCGACGGGCGCCGGGCGAGCTTCGTCGTGGACGACACGGAGACCTTCCCGAAGGACGACTTCCCCAGCAAGCGGGTGTACGCCGACACCTCGCGCCCCGAGCTGCGGCTCATCACCTGCGCGGGGGACTACGACCACACGGTCAACGACTACACCGACAACCTGGTGGTCTTCGCCCACCTGCTGTGA
- a CDS encoding LysR family transcriptional regulator codes for MELELRHLRVLCAIADAGSVGRAATHLGYSQPAVSTQLRRIEQHLGEPLFERSASGVRPTRYGAEVVAQARDVLARADAIGHRPAAAPAPRTLRVAATNSPMLSGTVSRVRTRLPELSLAVTSVYASSRIVELLEEGAVDAAIAADYPGMELRHSTAVRHRGIVTEPTFVALPARHRLRQCAQVQLADLAEDAWFVTPDDGAGWPGVFYDACTAAGFTPVAVHEFLGDQTQLQSMIADGLGVSLVQPTLRPIPHVVVKPLAGSPLWCRYVLAWRPGTVTDDVVDTLLRSATDAYRDLVAQAPHLRTWAARTWSAAGA; via the coding sequence ATGGAGCTGGAGCTTCGGCACCTGCGGGTGCTGTGCGCGATCGCCGACGCGGGCAGCGTGGGCCGCGCCGCGACACACCTCGGGTACTCACAGCCCGCCGTGAGCACCCAGCTCAGGCGTATCGAGCAGCACCTGGGCGAGCCGCTGTTCGAGCGGAGCGCGAGCGGCGTGCGGCCGACCCGGTACGGCGCCGAGGTCGTCGCGCAGGCCCGGGACGTCCTGGCCCGCGCCGACGCCATCGGCCACCGCCCGGCCGCCGCCCCGGCCCCCCGCACCCTGCGCGTCGCCGCGACCAACTCACCCATGCTCTCGGGCACGGTCTCCCGCGTGCGCACCCGGCTGCCGGAACTCTCCCTCGCCGTGACCAGCGTCTACGCCTCCTCGCGGATCGTGGAGCTGCTGGAGGAGGGAGCGGTGGACGCGGCCATAGCCGCCGACTACCCCGGCATGGAACTGCGCCACTCGACTGCCGTGCGGCACCGTGGGATCGTCACCGAGCCCACGTTCGTCGCCCTGCCCGCGCGTCACCGGCTGCGCCAGTGCGCCCAGGTGCAGCTGGCCGACCTGGCCGAGGACGCGTGGTTCGTGACCCCGGACGACGGCGCCGGCTGGCCCGGGGTGTTCTACGACGCCTGCACGGCGGCCGGCTTCACCCCCGTCGCGGTGCACGAGTTCCTCGGTGACCAGACCCAGTTGCAGAGCATGATCGCGGACGGGCTCGGTGTCTCCCTCGTACAGCCGACGCTGCGCCCGATCCCGCACGTCGTCGTCAAGCCGCTGGCCGGATCCCCGCTGTGGTGCCGCTATGTGCTGGCCTGGCGGCCCGGCACCGTCACCGACGACGTGGTGGACACGCTGCTCCGGTCGGCCACCGACGCCTACCGCGATCTGGTGGCCCAGGCACCGCACTTGAGGACATGGGCCGCGCGGACCTGGAGCGCCGCGGGGGCGTAG